A single genomic interval of Spinacia oleracea cultivar Varoflay chromosome 6, BTI_SOV_V1, whole genome shotgun sequence harbors:
- the LOC130462907 gene encoding uncharacterized protein — protein MANKKLRPYFLAHKLVVYTDQPLKLHFTKLEASGRMLNWAIELNAFNITYEPRKAVKAQACADFIVEMTRHVFAENTKTVWTRYVDGSSTQNRCEAGIISQSPEGDTFEYAMRFNFHASNNEAEYEALLCGIKMCKAAGAEEILALSDSQLIVSQVNGTYEARDPTMIKYMQAVHQEVEQLKSFEVRQVPRSENNHADALPKLASSASCDTPRHVFWEVKEQKSIEQVEVATLDRTSTYMDDIINFKMNGVLPDDSRQAAKLQKKCTWFEMWNDTLYKKAYSRPLLRSVTPEKGQEILEDLHQGLCSSHIGGRALAEKALRTGYYWPTLKDDTISLVKNCDKCQRFAHLQHRPARVLTPITSPIPFSKWGMNLLGPYNAAPGGSRYVIVAVDYFTKWVESRITQEYKN, from the coding sequence ATGGCCAAtaaaaagctccgtccttatttccTAGCCCACAAATTAGTGGTTTACACTGACCAACCACTTAAACTGCATTTCACGAAGCTAGAGGCGTCAGGCCGAATGTTGAATTGGGCTATTGAACTGAATGCCTTCAACATCACTTATGAACCCAGGAAAGCCGTCAAGGCGCAAGCTTGTGCAGattttattgttgaaatgacgaggcatGTCTTTGCCGAGAATACCAAGACGGTGTGGACACGATATGTGGACGGTTCGTCCACACAGAACAGATGTGAAGCCGGGATAATCTCTCAATCGCCAGAAGGGgatacttttgagtatgctatgcggTTTAACTTTCATGCGTCCAACAATGAGGCCGAGTATGAGGCCCTGCTCTGTGGAATTAAAATGTGTAAAGCGGCTGGCGCCGAGGAGATCTTAGCCCTATCTGACTctcaactgattgtgagccaagtcaaTGGAACTTACGAGGCTAGGGATCCGACGATGATTAAGTATATGCAGGCCGTCCACCAAGAGGTGGAGCAACTGAAAAgctttgaagtaaggcaagtccctcgctctgAAAACAATCATGCCGATGCATTGCCAAAATTGGCCAGTTCGGCATCCTGTGATACTCCTCGTCACGTGTTCTGGGAAGTAAAGGAGCAGAAAAGCATTGAGCAAGTGGAAGTAGCAACTCTAGACAGAACCTCCACATATATGGATGACATAattaacttcaaaatgaatggagtcttgccagaTGACTCAAGGCAAGCGGCGAAACTTCAGAAAAAATGCAcctggtttgaaatgtggaacgacaCACTttacaaaaaggcctactcccgccCTTTGTTGAGATCTGTGACgcctgagaaggggcaggaaattctagaagaccttcatcagggaCTATGTAGCTCGCATATTGGGGGAAGAGCCTTGGcagaaaaggcacttcgaactggctattactggccgaccctTAAGGATGATACAATCTCATTGGTCAAGAATTGTGACAAATGCCAACGCTTTGCTCACCTGCAACATCGACCAGCTCGAGTTCTGACACCCATCACGAGTCCAATACCTTTTTCTAAGTGGGGAATGAATCTCCTAGGCCCGTACAATGCTGCTCCCGGAGGGAGCCGTTATGTCATTGTTGCTGTAgactacttcaccaagtgggtgGAAAGTAGAATCACTCAAGAATATAAGAACTAG